A DNA window from Gemmatimonadota bacterium contains the following coding sequences:
- a CDS encoding serine hydrolase — MRFSSNFSITWLFYSGILVLLAASTVTFAQGTAHAQGTAFAQGSRGNVSGVAGSPGADEAEEEDPVQRVLRERVDEYGQSVGIVAGIIRGINRYAYAHGTLNRGTIRRVSAMTVFEIGQLSSLYTSAMLSLMVQRGDVSLTDRVSAYLPETMTVPNTPSGHPILIAHLATHTSGLPRLPDNLVSDDPDDPLKGYSVELMYAFLDRYAEAQRDGHEFPFDFEDPDGEDPLNRDDEDRSDSPGRYEPDARNDVSSPFGTEDLYAYSDLGMGLLGHVLEQAAGETYDNLIRELLGDPLKLANTANKPTPSMRTYLATGHDDARRPAPAWSDTTLVGGTGLRSNLLDMMTLVSASMGIIYALPEDFTEDDSTRYHASFDSLIVARNPADEEGVQTALGWKVRQDARGRDIHWLNGRTNGFYAFAAFLKEWRKGVVVLSNSSASVEDIGFHLLSARNPLAPPPRKVVQMTEAAYVACTGTYAFSPEFTVEITYSDGRLFGQPPGQPMSELILESSGDFYLEEEDARITFVPDEEGNVDHFLFLQDGQTHRAEKVR; from the coding sequence ATGCGGTTTTCCTCGAACTTTTCTATCACCTGGCTGTTTTATTCCGGCATCCTGGTTTTGCTCGCCGCGTCGACGGTGACGTTCGCACAGGGGACGGCGCACGCGCAGGGCACAGCGTTTGCGCAGGGCTCGCGGGGCAATGTGTCCGGCGTCGCGGGAAGCCCCGGCGCGGATGAGGCCGAGGAAGAGGATCCCGTACAGCGCGTGCTGCGGGAGCGCGTCGATGAATACGGCCAGTCCGTTGGCATCGTCGCCGGCATCATCCGCGGCATCAACCGGTACGCGTATGCCCACGGAACGCTCAACCGCGGCACGATACGGCGCGTGAGCGCCATGACGGTTTTCGAGATCGGCCAGCTCAGCAGCCTGTACACGTCGGCCATGCTGTCCCTCATGGTCCAGCGGGGCGACGTGAGCCTGACCGATCGGGTGTCCGCCTATCTTCCGGAGACGATGACCGTCCCGAACACGCCCTCCGGACACCCCATCCTCATCGCGCACCTCGCCACCCACACCTCGGGCCTGCCCCGCCTGCCGGACAACCTGGTTTCGGATGATCCGGATGATCCGCTGAAGGGGTACTCGGTGGAGTTGATGTACGCATTCCTCGACCGGTACGCGGAAGCGCAGCGCGACGGGCACGAGTTCCCGTTCGATTTCGAAGATCCCGATGGCGAAGATCCCCTGAATCGGGATGACGAAGATCGTTCAGATTCGCCAGGCCGTTATGAACCGGACGCCCGCAACGATGTGTCAAGTCCCTTTGGGACGGAAGACCTCTACGCCTACTCCGATCTCGGCATGGGACTTCTGGGACACGTGCTCGAACAGGCCGCCGGCGAAACCTATGACAATCTGATCCGGGAATTGCTTGGCGATCCCCTCAAGCTGGCCAACACGGCCAACAAACCTACGCCGTCCATGCGGACGTACCTGGCGACCGGACACGACGACGCCCGCCGGCCCGCGCCCGCCTGGTCCGACACGACCCTCGTGGGCGGTACGGGGCTGCGGTCCAATCTCCTGGACATGATGACCCTGGTATCGGCGAGCATGGGGATCATCTACGCCCTGCCGGAGGACTTCACCGAAGACGATTCGACCCGCTACCACGCGTCCTTCGACAGTCTCATCGTGGCCCGGAATCCAGCGGACGAGGAAGGCGTCCAAACCGCGCTGGGCTGGAAGGTGCGCCAGGACGCGCGAGGCCGCGACATCCACTGGCTCAACGGCCGGACCAACGGGTTCTACGCCTTCGCCGCCTTCCTCAAGGAGTGGCGCAAGGGCGTCGTGGTCCTGTCCAACAGCTCGGCCAGCGTCGAGGACATCGGGTTCCACCTGCTGAGCGCCCGGAACCCCCTGGCGCCGCCCCCGAGGAAGGTCGTGCAAATGACCGAGGCCGCCTACGTGGCCTGCACGGGCACCTACGCCTTCTCCCCCGAATTCACCGTGGAAATCACCTACAGCGACGGCAGGCTCTTCGGCCAGCCGCCCGGCCAGCCCATGAGCGAGCTCATCCTCGAATCGTCAGGGGATTTCTACCTTGAAGAAGAGGACGCCCGGATCACCTTCGTCCCGGACGAAGAGGGAAACGTCGACCACTTCCTCTTTCTCCAGGACGGACAGACTCACCGGGCGGAAAAGGTGAGGTAG
- a CDS encoding amino acid ABC transporter substrate-binding protein — MRHRWPGVPALAPLLAMAMALVTAVAMALAVAACGNEDPTGPDPTPMPEPKPIVLGTAVAETGRLSTPGSEVSRGYRLAVEMLNEQGGIGGRKVQLVIHDDGSDADASVRLYQEMIASDSITAFLGPYGSGITEPVIGVTEPAGIPLVSAAAAAPEIWANRGRQWSVQMSNPGPTYLEGSVELAAQAGARTVALVWEDTAFPAAVAQGIRDAARTRGLDLVMEQAYAPGGADHEALAAMARDAGADLFIGGGYSDDAIAFARAVTAVQYSPLLTSLLLASGASFINEVGTAGRCVIGNAAWDPSIRTEGYIATNETFVRRYEAAYNKMPDYQAAGGFGAVELLAEGINRAATPTGEIDRASIRDFLFATSKLTVLGPFGVYPLGDAQAGAQRDLKGIQIQWQDDGAGGLVSRIVHPPEVSQSSLCFAR, encoded by the coding sequence ATGAGGCATAGATGGCCTGGCGTACCGGCACTGGCACCGTTGCTGGCCATGGCGATGGCACTCGTGACGGCTGTAGCGATGGCACTGGCGGTGGCCGCGTGCGGCAACGAAGATCCGACGGGGCCTGATCCGACGCCGATGCCGGAACCGAAACCCATCGTGCTCGGGACGGCCGTGGCGGAGACCGGTCGCCTCAGCACGCCCGGGTCGGAGGTCAGCCGCGGATATAGGCTTGCCGTCGAAATGCTGAACGAGCAGGGCGGCATCGGCGGGCGGAAGGTGCAGTTGGTGATTCACGATGATGGGAGCGACGCGGACGCGAGCGTTCGCCTCTATCAGGAGATGATCGCCTCGGATTCCATCACCGCCTTTCTGGGGCCCTACGGCAGCGGGATCACCGAACCCGTGATCGGCGTGACGGAACCGGCCGGCATCCCGCTCGTTTCCGCGGCGGCAGCGGCTCCCGAGATCTGGGCGAATCGAGGTCGGCAGTGGAGCGTACAGATGTCGAATCCGGGCCCGACTTATCTCGAGGGTTCCGTGGAACTGGCTGCGCAGGCCGGCGCGCGCACGGTGGCCCTGGTGTGGGAAGATACGGCCTTTCCTGCGGCGGTGGCCCAGGGTATTCGCGATGCGGCCCGGACCCGGGGGCTCGACCTCGTGATGGAGCAAGCCTACGCGCCGGGCGGCGCGGACCACGAGGCACTGGCGGCCATGGCGCGGGATGCGGGCGCCGATCTGTTCATCGGCGGAGGGTATTCCGACGACGCGATCGCGTTCGCAAGGGCGGTGACTGCTGTGCAATACAGTCCGCTCCTGACGTCCCTCCTCCTGGCGAGCGGAGCATCCTTCATAAACGAGGTGGGCACGGCCGGCCGTTGCGTCATCGGAAACGCGGCCTGGGATCCATCGATCCGCACGGAGGGGTATATCGCCACGAACGAGACCTTCGTAAGACGCTACGAAGCGGCCTACAACAAGATGCCGGACTACCAGGCCGCCGGTGGTTTCGGCGCCGTGGAACTCCTCGCGGAAGGCATAAACCGGGCCGCCACGCCCACCGGGGAAATCGACCGCGCGTCCATACGCGACTTTTTGTTCGCGACCTCCAAACTGACCGTACTGGGACCCTTTGGCGTCTATCCGCTGGGAGACGCCCAGGCCGGAGCTCAGCGCGATCTGAAGGGCATTCAGATCCAGTGGCAGGACGACGGGGCGGGCGGCCTGGTCAGTCGCATCGTACATCCGCCGGAGGTCAGTCAGTCGTCGTTGTGCTTCGCGCGCTGA
- a CDS encoding DUF1330 domain-containing protein has product MPAYVISMMSVHDPDTYRKYTDRTPPIVKKHGGRFLTRGEEIACVEGKDYDGRMVILEFPSKAHAEAWYNDPAYQEAMKFRQAASTMNYLLIQAGGENTRDPDPKL; this is encoded by the coding sequence ATGCCTGCTTATGTCATCTCCATGATGTCCGTCCACGATCCCGATACCTACCGGAAATACACCGACCGGACGCCGCCCATCGTCAAGAAGCACGGGGGGAGGTTCCTGACGCGGGGCGAGGAAATCGCCTGTGTCGAGGGAAAGGATTACGACGGCCGGATGGTGATCCTGGAGTTTCCCAGCAAGGCGCACGCAGAGGCGTGGTACAACGATCCGGCCTACCAGGAGGCGATGAAGTTCCGCCAGGCCGCGTCGACGATGAACTATCTGTTGATTCAGGCGGGCGGCGAGAATACGCGTGATCCGGATCCGAAGCTGTGA
- a CDS encoding nucleotidyltransferase domain-containing protein, with the protein MHSIVTCLLSLDPYRIVLFGSHALDREHLESDVDLLIILEFEVMSQTYEERVHKRISTKH; encoded by the coding sequence GTGCATAGCATCGTTACCTGTCTGCTGTCACTCGACCCGTACCGGATTGTACTTTTTGGATCTCATGCGCTGGATAGAGAGCATCTGGAGAGTGATGTCGACCTTCTGATTATACTGGAATTTGAAGTTATGTCGCAGACTTACGAAGAGAGAGTACACAAGAGAATTTCGACGAAGCACTGA
- a CDS encoding Eco57I restriction-modification methylase domain-containing protein, with product MDHGGENLEVTVDERAYRLDAIAHKRGMVAYQQVASSDVELPDYPTRQKIEKQVTKAVREHIIVYTPQDHSTQRWQWVKREPGQPGQSRSHLYNREQSGEALIQKLERLVFSIEEEEDLSIVDVSGRVRAAFDVERVTKRFYDRFKTEHQTFLRFIEGILEMADREWYASIMLNRMMFIYFIQKRGFLDGDSDYLRNKLSTVQDAEGHGKFHSFYRQFLLRLFHEGLGQPESNRSPDLTALIGNVPYLNGGLFDVHDLERDEPQIEIPDEAFTRTFDFFDAYQWHLDDRPLHNDNEINPDVLGYIFEKYINQKQMGAYYTKEDITGYISRNTILPYLFDEAENHCPSLFAPGRGVWRLLQDEPDRYFYEAMRHGTTYDVHNGVPLDEKRQLPPDIDAGLEDVSKRVNWNKAAPAQYALPTETWREHVARRERYEEIRAKLASGEVTSINDLITYNLDIEKFTQDVISWSEGPELVRAFWEGIAKVSVLDPTCGSGAFLFAALNILEPIYSACLDAMRQFLEDQKTSKRKHHPESLNDFRRVLDEVASHENETYFILKSIIVNNLYGVDIMEEAVEICKLRLFLKLVAQLENYDQIEPLPDVDFNIRAGNTLVGFASLEEVKRVLGSNLIKQLEIPKIEARAGDADEAFRRFQSMQTQHELNASDFAQTKLILRERLNDLRVELDGYLAGEYGVETEDQEAYDQWRDSHQPFHWFVEFFGITQGGGFDVIIGNPPYVEYSKIKKVYRVNGMQTQKCGNIYAYCIENSLKLMHEQARFGFIVPLSLQATTRMKKLQQLLINEKRDTFLSTFDVYPSKLFEGAKQRLCILVLSECTNESRIFTTCYNRWKPEERSILFPTLLFHASLWDERRNLIPKLGHRTAKEILEKLSKFSLVMYRTKSTMSPSFYVHRIPYNFVKALDFVPYFYSEVDGQKKSADYKPYQLDTSEANRSLLAVLNSNLYFWWWYSMFEGYHCGRHEIMSFPAGVREFVHEITESLSVQSTRLMLDYKRHSGRKKAIYKATGLVEYDEYYPRKSKPIIDEIDRILAQHYDFTDEELDFIINYDIKYRLGR from the coding sequence TTGGATCATGGTGGAGAGAACCTGGAGGTAACGGTAGATGAACGTGCTTATCGTCTCGATGCCATCGCACATAAACGCGGCATGGTCGCGTATCAGCAGGTGGCATCGTCAGATGTCGAATTACCCGACTATCCAACTCGTCAGAAGATCGAGAAGCAGGTTACTAAGGCCGTACGCGAACATATAATAGTCTACACACCTCAGGACCATTCCACGCAACGCTGGCAGTGGGTGAAACGCGAGCCAGGGCAACCGGGCCAATCCCGGTCACATCTCTACAATCGAGAACAGTCAGGCGAAGCGTTGATCCAGAAATTGGAGCGTCTGGTTTTTAGTATTGAAGAGGAAGAAGATCTGTCCATTGTCGATGTATCGGGTCGTGTTCGTGCCGCATTTGATGTGGAGAGGGTAACTAAGAGATTCTACGACCGATTTAAGACCGAACACCAGACTTTCCTGCGATTCATCGAAGGCATCCTGGAGATGGCCGACCGTGAGTGGTACGCTTCGATCATGCTGAACCGGATGATGTTCATCTACTTCATCCAGAAGCGCGGATTCCTCGACGGCGACTCGGACTATCTCCGTAACAAATTAAGCACAGTACAAGACGCGGAAGGCCACGGCAAATTCCACAGTTTCTATCGACAGTTTCTTCTGCGTCTCTTCCATGAAGGCCTCGGTCAACCCGAGTCCAACCGCTCACCGGATCTAACGGCGTTGATCGGCAACGTCCCGTATCTCAACGGTGGTCTCTTCGACGTGCATGACCTGGAACGAGACGAACCGCAGATCGAGATCCCAGATGAAGCGTTCACACGCACATTTGATTTCTTCGACGCCTATCAGTGGCACCTTGACGACCGGCCCCTGCATAATGACAACGAGATAAACCCCGACGTGCTCGGTTACATCTTCGAGAAGTACATCAACCAGAAGCAGATGGGCGCTTACTATACCAAAGAGGACATCACTGGGTACATCAGCCGCAATACCATACTGCCCTATCTCTTCGACGAAGCAGAGAATCACTGCCCATCGCTTTTCGCGCCCGGGCGCGGTGTATGGCGCTTGTTACAGGATGAGCCGGACAGGTACTTCTATGAGGCCATGCGTCACGGGACTACATATGACGTCCATAACGGCGTACCGTTAGACGAGAAACGTCAATTGCCACCGGATATTGACGCTGGCCTAGAAGACGTGTCTAAAAGGGTTAACTGGAACAAAGCTGCGCCTGCCCAATATGCCCTCCCCACCGAGACCTGGCGCGAGCATGTCGCCAGACGAGAACGTTATGAGGAAATCCGTGCTAAACTCGCAAGCGGTGAAGTCACTTCAATCAACGACCTTATCACCTACAATCTGGACATTGAGAAGTTCACGCAGGACGTAATCAGTTGGAGCGAAGGACCGGAGTTGGTCCGGGCGTTTTGGGAGGGTATTGCAAAGGTTTCCGTACTTGACCCAACATGTGGGTCCGGAGCTTTCCTGTTCGCTGCGCTCAACATCTTGGAACCCATTTACTCCGCTTGTCTGGATGCGATGCGGCAGTTCCTCGAAGACCAAAAAACCTCGAAAAGAAAACACCACCCTGAAAGCCTAAACGACTTCCGCAGAGTGCTCGATGAGGTGGCCAGCCACGAGAACGAAACATACTTCATCCTGAAGTCCATCATCGTCAACAATCTCTATGGCGTTGACATCATGGAAGAAGCCGTGGAGATTTGCAAGTTGCGGCTCTTCCTGAAACTTGTCGCCCAGTTGGAGAACTACGATCAGATTGAGCCGCTACCGGACGTTGATTTCAACATACGCGCCGGCAACACGCTCGTCGGATTTGCGTCGCTGGAAGAGGTTAAGAGGGTACTCGGGTCCAACCTGATCAAGCAGTTAGAGATCCCGAAGATCGAAGCACGCGCCGGAGACGCAGACGAAGCGTTTCGGCGATTCCAGAGCATGCAGACTCAGCACGAACTAAACGCGAGCGATTTCGCACAAACGAAATTGATCCTTCGAGAACGACTAAATGATCTTCGCGTGGAGTTAGACGGATATCTGGCAGGCGAATACGGTGTAGAAACCGAAGATCAAGAAGCATATGACCAATGGCGAGATAGCCATCAGCCTTTTCACTGGTTCGTTGAGTTCTTTGGGATTACTCAAGGTGGGGGGTTTGATGTGATTATCGGGAATCCTCCGTATGTGGAGTATAGCAAGATCAAAAAGGTTTATCGAGTAAATGGAATGCAGACTCAAAAGTGTGGCAATATTTACGCCTACTGTATCGAAAACTCACTCAAACTTATGCATGAGCAGGCTAGATTCGGGTTTATCGTTCCGCTCAGCTTACAGGCTACAACCAGAATGAAAAAGCTCCAGCAACTACTGATTAACGAAAAACGGGATACATTTCTAAGCACGTTTGATGTCTATCCAAGCAAGTTATTCGAAGGCGCCAAACAGCGACTCTGTATACTCGTGCTATCTGAATGTACTAACGAATCTAGGATATTCACAACATGTTACAATCGGTGGAAGCCTGAGGAAAGAAGCATACTTTTCCCAACTCTCCTTTTTCACGCATCATTATGGGACGAGAGGCGTAATCTGATTCCAAAGTTAGGGCACAGAACAGCGAAAGAGATATTGGAAAAACTAAGCAAGTTTAGCTTGGTAATGTATAGAACAAAATCGACTATGTCCCCTTCATTCTATGTCCATCGTATTCCGTACAACTTTGTTAAGGCACTTGATTTTGTTCCCTATTTTTATAGTGAGGTGGACGGCCAGAAAAAGTCCGCAGATTATAAACCGTATCAATTAGACACATCGGAAGCAAACCGCTCTTTGTTGGCCGTGCTGAATTCGAATCTTTACTTCTGGTGGTGGTATTCTATGTTTGAGGGTTATCACTGTGGTCGACATGAGATAATGTCTTTTCCTGCCGGCGTTCGGGAGTTTGTACACGAGATCACTGAAAGCCTCTCAGTTCAATCAACACGACTAATGTTGGATTACAAGCGACATAGTGGGAGAAAGAAAGCAATATACAAAGCGACTGGGTTAGTCGAATACGACGAATACTATCCAAGAAAATCTAAACCGATAATAGACGAAATCGATCGCATACTTGCCCAACATTATGACTTCACTGATGAGGAATTGGATTTCATCATCAATTACGACATCAAGTACCGTTTGGGACGTTGA